CATCGGGCAATGCGGTTTGGTTGAGGGCGTTGTTGAGGAAGAACGAGTAAAGCTGAATCTGCACGAGAAAAAACACAAGTGTGAAAATGCTCAGTGCCGGCATTTCGCGCTGCAGCAGCCAGTAATCGTAAAAGCCGTGCGAGAATGCGGCAAAGAGGAAGAACAGCGGCACTAACCACCAGCGTTTGCTGAACCGGTTATGCGCCAGCACAAACCCGTAGGCCGCCGTAGCGCCTGCCACCATGTGCGCCACCGAAGCCGTAATGGCGCGGGCGTGCAACACATCGAGCCCGTAGCGCGATACGTAAAGCAGGTTTTCGAAAAACGCAAAGCCCAGGCCGGTGGCCGATGCCACAAGCAGGTAATCGACCGGACGGCGGATGAGTTTAGTGAAACGAAGGATAAGCAGAAACGGAATGAGCTTCACAAGTTCTTCGAGAAAGCCGATGCCGCCGAGGCAGTAAAGCAAATCGTGCAGGGGATTTCCGGTGAGGCGGAAGCTGAACGAATAATGCAGCACCGCATAGCCCCACCACGAGGCCATGGCCAGCACCGCACCGGCCGCAGCCGCCAGTAAAAGCGCCGGCCACGAAAGCGGCCGCGTATGCCCGAGGCGGCGAAGGAAAAACAGCCACACCCACAAAATGAGCAGTCCGCCCGCCACGCCCCACAGCGAAAGCGTAGTGCCGAAATGCCGGAAGTGCAATGTGTAAAATTGTACAAACTGCCCGCTTTCGTAATACACCCGGTAGCGCAGTTCATCGTCCACATACCGTGCCGATGCTTCGTTGCCGATGAGCTTTGCAAGTTGTGCGGTGTCGTTTTCCTCGGCATAGCATTGGGCCAGCAGTGCGGTGGCATCGGCCACGCCGCCGCGTTGTTTTATTTCTTCGAGCAGATGCGGAATGGCCGCCGAGCCATCGAGTCCGTCGAAAAGCAGCCGCCCCACGGCAAGATTGACAAACGGCATATCTGTACGCTCAATTTGCCGCAGGTGCAGCGCCGCCATGTGATGATCGGAAGGCGTGTTGAGCAGATAGTACCAGCCAAGGAAAAGGTTGCCCATATCGGCACGGTGCAGGTTGCTGTCGTTGCGGGCCCAGCCGGAGTATAGATCAAACAGCCGCACCTCTTCCAGTTCAAATGCGCGGCGGCGTTGCGGCAGTTCAGCATCATCGGCCTGCGCAAAATGGTTTTTCACCAGATCGTAATGCAGGCGCACATTGTCGGGTTCGCGGGCAATGCGGCTCCACAATGCATTTGTGATGAGCGCCGGCTGCCTTGTTTTTTCGCCGTAGGCTATTTGCGCACTGCTGCTTTCGAAATGATGCACAGGCTGCCAGAAGGTAAACAAGGCGAAGCAGGCCGCCATTACAACCAACGCATACACCAGCACCTGAAAATCGCCGAAATCATACCAGCGCCGGCCCAGCACACGGTCGCGGCGCAGCTTCACGCGCAACAGCCAGAGTGAGGTTATTCCAAGCCAGAAAAGTATGATGACGAAAAACAGCATGCGCTGGCTTGATGCCGGTTAATTAATTTCAAAGGTCACATCAACCGAATAGTTTATCTCGATTGTTTTTTGAGGCTCATACGCAGAACGAAATGAATCACTGCTTTCGTAAGACTTTAACAGCGCAGAATTGGAATACACACCCGGTATCGCATTAAGTCCGGATATCACGTTTACAGTACCCGGCTCAACCACTGTAAGTACCTTGCCCAGCTTTGCCCCCACAGCCTCAACCATGTAGGTCGATTTGTTTTGTGCATCTTTCATGGCTTCTATACGCACTTCTCTTCTAAACTCATCCATCTTACTGTGCGAAAGATTTGAGATATAGGCCGAACGGCAGTTGAGCGAATCCATCACCGCAAGCAACTGATTGGACTTTAGAAACGTATTGTATTTAATCTCGTATTTCTTTTCAATAATGGCATCTTTCTGTTTCCGCTTCAGCGCAATGAACGACGCATCAATATCATCCATTTTAATATTGGTTGCAGGCGTAGCCGTGGTTTTCACCACAAAGTTTACAAGCCCGGCTTCAAGCTCTTCAATGGTCATTTTCTTTTTGTCGCGGTAAAACTCACGCAGCACCACCGTTACATAAATTTCATCGGGCACCACAATTTTTTGTGCGCGCCCGGTAACTGAAATGGTGCGGGGAGCAGGAGCAGGTTGCGCAAAAGCCGAAATGGCAAACAGAAGTGCGAGCAGTGCTAAGGCAGACTTTTTCATTGTTAATCGGGTTAGTTGATTTGTATGCAAGATAACCACACCCGAAACAAAACACAGCCTCCATTTGTTAATATTTGCTCAGTGAAAAACTGTTTTATGCGGCTACTCGTAATTTATGACATGAAAAAATTGCTCTATTTGTTTTCGGCATTAGTGTTTCCGGGCGTATTTACCGCCTGCGGACAAAACACCACCTCTGCAACCGACAGTACACGTATTCCAAAACCTGATTCAACCACTACAAAAACCGCTATGATTCCCGGACAAACAACCGATACCGCCACCTTTGGAGCCGGATGCTTCTGGTGTGTGGAAGCTGTGTTTCAGCAAATGAACGGTGTACTCAAAGTAACCTCCGGCTACACCGGCGGCACGGTAAAAAATCCATCGTACCGCGAAGTATGCAACGGTACCACCGGCCACGCCGAAGTGTGCCAGATTGTGTATGACCCGGCCGTGGTTACGTTTGATGAACTGCTTGAGGCTTTCTGGCAAACACACGATCCCACCACACTTAACCGCCAGGGCAACGATGTAGGCACACAATACCGCTCGGCGGTGTTCTATCACAACGACGAGCAGAAACAAAAAGCCGAACAGTACAAGAAAAAGCTGAATGATGAAAATGTGTTTGGCAAACCTGTGGTGACCGAAATCACAGCCTTCTCGGTGTTTTACAAGGCCGAAGATTACCACCAGAATTACTACAACCAGAACAGCGGCGAAGGCTATTGCCAGTATGTAATTCGTCCGAAGGTGGAGAAATTCAGAAAAGTGTTTCCGCAAAAACTGAAGCCCGTTGAACAAAAATAATTTCCCCCGCCACACGGCTCAGCGCAAACGTTTCTTCCGGCTTCCGAAAAGCTTCTGGGGACGTGTTTCGCTGAGCGGTGTGGTACTTATACTTGCACTCATGCTTGGATTTTTCAGCTGTCGTACGGAGAAAGAGCTGCCGGTGGTTGCATCGGTTGATCTTACAAAGTATGCCGGAAAATGGTATGAGATTGCTTCGTTTCCGCAGAAATTTCAGCAAGGCTGTTCATGCACCACAGCCGAATACACTGTGCTTCCTAACGGCAATGTGCAGGTAAAAAACAACTGCATGAAAGACGGAAAGCTCACCGGTATTACCGGGAAAGCATTCGTATCAGGCGGCAACAACGCCAAGCTGAAAGTGCAGTTTTTCTGGCCGTTTAAAGGCGATTATTACATTATTGATC
This genomic stretch from Bacteroidota bacterium harbors:
- a CDS encoding PrsW family intramembrane metalloprotease: MLFFVIILFWLGITSLWLLRVKLRRDRVLGRRWYDFGDFQVLVYALVVMAACFALFTFWQPVHHFESSSAQIAYGEKTRQPALITNALWSRIAREPDNVRLHYDLVKNHFAQADDAELPQRRRAFELEEVRLFDLYSGWARNDSNLHRADMGNLFLGWYYLLNTPSDHHMAALHLRQIERTDMPFVNLAVGRLLFDGLDGSAAIPHLLEEIKQRGGVADATALLAQCYAEENDTAQLAKLIGNEASARYVDDELRYRVYYESGQFVQFYTLHFRHFGTTLSLWGVAGGLLILWVWLFFLRRLGHTRPLSWPALLLAAAAGAVLAMASWWGYAVLHYSFSFRLTGNPLHDLLYCLGGIGFLEELVKLIPFLLILRFTKLIRRPVDYLLVASATGLGFAFFENLLYVSRYGLDVLHARAITASVAHMVAGATAAYGFVLAHNRFSKRWWLVPLFFLFAAFSHGFYDYWLLQREMPALSIFTLVFFLVQIQLYSFFLNNALNQTALPDDPPFRNQQLAAFLAGALVLVFALEYVSVTLVYGSEQGTHTVKTAFLSGGFLVFFLSVHLSNIVVVPGAWYPVSVLLSFLPEAGSRSRAEALPVDPFEWNWLHTENGSVMQVRAVRFMSRINRNDTIQLHAESHPGKSIWITVPDENGDAQYLIPAQDNHEESPQFVRAGVVKLSSASPFNKGNEQGEYPVISEQ
- a CDS encoding lipocalin family protein; amino-acid sequence: MLGFFSCRTEKELPVVASVDLTKYAGKWYEIASFPQKFQQGCSCTTAEYTVLPNGNVQVKNNCMKDGKLTGITGKAFVSGGNNAKLKVQFFWPFKGDYYIIDLAPDYSYALVGHPNRDYLWVLSRTPKMEEAVYAQLLKKAGELGFDTSRLVKTVQSCN
- the msrA gene encoding peptide-methionine (S)-S-oxide reductase MsrA, with protein sequence MKKLLYLFSALVFPGVFTACGQNTTSATDSTRIPKPDSTTTKTAMIPGQTTDTATFGAGCFWCVEAVFQQMNGVLKVTSGYTGGTVKNPSYREVCNGTTGHAEVCQIVYDPAVVTFDELLEAFWQTHDPTTLNRQGNDVGTQYRSAVFYHNDEQKQKAEQYKKKLNDENVFGKPVVTEITAFSVFYKAEDYHQNYYNQNSGEGYCQYVIRPKVEKFRKVFPQKLKPVEQK
- a CDS encoding SIMPL domain-containing protein; this translates as MKKSALALLALLFAISAFAQPAPAPRTISVTGRAQKIVVPDEIYVTVVLREFYRDKKKMTIEELEAGLVNFVVKTTATPATNIKMDDIDASFIALKRKQKDAIIEKKYEIKYNTFLKSNQLLAVMDSLNCRSAYISNLSHSKMDEFRREVRIEAMKDAQNKSTYMVEAVGAKLGKVLTVVEPGTVNVISGLNAIPGVYSNSALLKSYESSDSFRSAYEPQKTIEINYSVDVTFEIN